One Methanobacteriaceae archaeon genomic region harbors:
- the hdrB gene encoding CoB--CoM heterodisulfide reductase subunit B, which produces MEIAYFLGCIMNNRYPGIEKATRILFDRLDIGLNDMEGASCCPAPGVFGSFDKTTWAAIAARNITIAEDMGSDIMTECNGCFGSLFETNHMLKEDEEMKEKINAILAETGREFKGDVNVRHLAEVLYNDVGLEKLAELVDQPLNLNVAVHYGCHFLKPSDEIQIDNAEKPTILDEIVETTGAKSVPYKDKMMCCGAGGGVRSRDIDVALDFTKEKLNNMKDAGVDAIVNVCPFCHLQFDVGQMEIKNKYGDEFDIPVFHLAQLLGLAMGLAGDELTLDSHQICTDDAVKKCLDFSEFDEVTGGE; this is translated from the coding sequence ATGGAAATCGCATACTTCTTAGGATGTATTATGAACAACCGATACCCTGGTATCGAAAAAGCTACTCGAATCCTATTCGACAGATTAGACATTGGATTAAATGACATGGAAGGAGCTTCCTGCTGTCCTGCTCCTGGTGTATTTGGTTCTTTTGACAAAACTACTTGGGCTGCTATTGCTGCTCGTAACATTACCATTGCTGAAGATATGGGAAGCGACATCATGACCGAATGTAACGGTTGTTTTGGCTCCCTCTTCGAAACCAATCACATGTTAAAAGAAGACGAGGAAATGAAGGAAAAAATTAATGCCATCCTCGCCGAAACCGGAAGAGAATTCAAGGGAGATGTCAATGTTAGACACTTAGCTGAAGTGTTATACAATGATGTAGGTCTTGAAAAACTCGCTGAACTAGTTGACCAGCCATTAAACTTAAACGTTGCTGTTCACTACGGATGCCACTTCCTCAAACCAAGTGACGAAATTCAAATTGACAATGCTGAAAAGCCAACCATATTAGACGAAATCGTCGAAACTACTGGTGCAAAATCTGTTCCATATAAGGACAAAATGATGTGCTGTGGTGCTGGTGGTGGAGTAAGATCCAGAGACATTGATGTGGCTCTAGATTTCACCAAAGAAAAACTCAACAACATGAAGGATGCTGGTGTAGACGCTATTGTAAACGTTTGTCCATTCTGTCACTTACAATTTGATGTAGGTCAAATGGAAATTAAAAACAAATACGGCGATGAATTTGACATCCCTGTTTTCCACTTAGCTCAATTATTAGGTCTAGCTATGGGATTAGCTGGTGACGAATTAACTTTAGACAGTCACCAAATCTGCACTGATGACGCTGTCAAAAAGTGCTTAGATTTCTCAGAATTTGATGAAGTCACTGGTGGAGAATAA
- a CDS encoding DUF2096 domain-containing protein, translating into MSSGIPVEQTWLILVDLLTDLKKKGVDVPTKINEDIRLIKTSINFYKSDPTHPDTIKELDRINDSINSIQNTLMDFAETIGKDYYTEWLEKLKKASLGEEVYKTHETKSRFIVGAPPGFQVARITLKEPLAEDRVQEIAEENNLIIEFEKDEVIAIYGDSGNVKSGLKEIGSFFKD; encoded by the coding sequence ATGAGTAGTGGTATTCCAGTAGAGCAAACCTGGCTGATTCTGGTTGACTTATTAACTGATTTGAAAAAAAAAGGTGTGGATGTTCCTACCAAAATCAATGAAGATATAAGATTAATAAAAACATCAATTAACTTTTATAAATCAGATCCCACTCATCCAGATACTATCAAAGAACTAGATCGGATAAATGATTCCATAAATTCTATTCAAAATACTTTAATGGATTTTGCGGAAACTATTGGAAAAGATTATTATACGGAATGGCTTGAAAAACTCAAAAAAGCTTCTTTAGGAGAGGAAGTCTATAAAACACATGAAACCAAATCACGTTTTATTGTAGGTGCACCTCCGGGATTCCAGGTTGCCAGGATAACTTTAAAAGAACCCCTGGCTGAGGACCGAGTTCAAGAAATTGCAGAAGAAAACAATTTAATAATAGAATTTGAGAAAGATGAAGTTATTGCTATTTATGGTGATTCTGGAAATGTAAAAAGCGGATTAAAAGAAATTGGATCTTTTTTTAAGGATTAA
- the hdrC gene encoding CoB--CoM heterodisulfide reductase subunit C has translation MSVLKRLKNMLTGEKEEEAEEKNSESSDKKSPEAKSSETSSKTKEKTSKKSKKGKKETKASGKPKEKIEETKTKKSEAEDSKIPTVTEEEKPKSKVSDNMSLLQKDENLMKSDAKDKEFSETIKAAGGDSLEYCFQCGTCTGSCPSGRRTPYRVRQIIRKTNIGLKDEVISDPNLWMCTTCYACQERCPRGIKIVDVVKLARNEAAKAGFMAPAHKMTGKFVIESGHGVPINDATMELRKRVGLGELPPTTHSFPEALEEVQTILKTTGFDSLIGYNWETKEIE, from the coding sequence GTTAACCGGGGAAAAAGAAGAGGAAGCAGAAGAGAAGAACTCAGAATCATCTGATAAAAAATCTCCTGAAGCTAAATCTTCTGAAACTTCAAGCAAAACTAAGGAAAAAACTTCTAAAAAATCTAAAAAAGGAAAAAAGGAAACTAAGGCTTCTGGAAAACCTAAAGAGAAAATAGAAGAAACTAAAACCAAAAAAAGTGAAGCTGAAGATTCAAAAATCCCTACTGTAACTGAAGAAGAAAAACCAAAATCTAAAGTGAGTGATAATATGAGTTTATTGCAAAAAGATGAAAACTTAATGAAATCTGATGCTAAAGACAAAGAGTTTTCCGAAACAATCAAAGCAGCTGGCGGTGACAGTTTAGAATACTGTTTCCAATGTGGGACCTGTACTGGATCCTGCCCATCTGGAAGGAGAACTCCTTACCGAGTCAGACAAATTATCAGAAAAACTAACATCGGATTAAAAGATGAAGTAATTTCTGACCCTAACCTATGGATGTGTACCACCTGTTACGCTTGCCAAGAAAGATGCCCACGAGGTATCAAAATTGTGGATGTTGTGAAATTAGCCCGTAACGAAGCAGCTAAAGCTGGATTCATGGCCCCTGCCCACAAAATGACTGGTAAATTCGTTATTGAAAGTGGACACGGTGTACCAATTAACGATGCTACCATGGAACTAAGAAAAAGAGTAGGCCTGGGCGAATTACCACCAACCACTCATTCTTTCCCTGAAGCTCTAGAAGAAGTGCAAACTATCTTAAAAACTACTGGATTTGACTCCCTGATTGGATACAACTGGGAAACAAAGGAAATAGAATAA
- a CDS encoding DUF749 domain-containing protein → MFIATLTGIFEFKDLPEEYGSFAQYKAGLEKREIKDNDEIAVLNIQGTESYHILFLDSYKDIKEIQDELKAADAKVNHTTLKILEGHL, encoded by the coding sequence ATGTTTATTGCAACTCTCACAGGAATATTTGAATTCAAGGATTTACCTGAGGAATATGGATCTTTTGCACAATATAAGGCTGGATTGGAGAAAAGAGAAATCAAGGATAATGATGAAATCGCTGTTTTAAACATACAAGGCACAGAGAGTTATCATATTCTTTTCTTAGATTCTTATAAAGATATAAAAGAAATTCAAGACGAATTGAAAGCTGCCGATGCTAAAGTTAATCACACTACCTTAAAAATACTGGAAGGACATTTATGA